Proteins encoded together in one Streptomyces sp. B1I3 window:
- a CDS encoding ABC transporter permease, translated as MTTLATTRPSLRGPVRVLVRQHRTALWAALALLLAGVGAVVAMRVWIAVRSSEELCADGDVTPCGDTTYLTTYARTSTETFLSEGGTTMVLLAALVGVFVAGPLIARELDSGTFRLAWVQSVSPTRWLVARLALPLVLASAGCVVLMAVYHWGRAFASDYPYTYNLQWYAEGVYPGLGPVLLGYTVLAVSLGALCAVLLRRTLLAASATALLYGLTFVTMTKVRHHLWQPVRLTGDVRPEGAAWYVRSGMLTSSGKEVGRENCYTVDGFVDPTACMRHRGGVTFFLDHHPASHFWPLQLVETGILLALAALALALAFRMLRRRHG; from the coding sequence ATGACGACCCTCGCCACCACCCGCCCCTCGCTCCGCGGCCCCGTCCGGGTCCTGGTACGCCAGCACCGCACGGCACTGTGGGCGGCGCTCGCGCTGCTGCTCGCCGGCGTCGGAGCCGTGGTCGCCATGCGGGTCTGGATCGCCGTGCGCAGTTCCGAGGAACTGTGCGCGGACGGAGATGTGACCCCGTGCGGCGACACCACCTACCTGACCACCTACGCCCGGACGTCGACCGAGACCTTCCTGTCCGAGGGCGGGACGACCATGGTGCTGCTCGCCGCACTCGTCGGTGTCTTCGTGGCCGGTCCGCTGATCGCACGCGAACTGGACAGCGGGACGTTCAGACTCGCCTGGGTGCAGTCGGTCTCCCCCACCCGCTGGCTCGTGGCGCGCCTCGCCCTCCCCCTGGTCCTCGCGAGCGCCGGATGCGTCGTCCTGATGGCGGTCTACCACTGGGGCCGGGCGTTCGCGTCCGACTACCCGTACACCTACAACCTCCAGTGGTACGCGGAGGGCGTCTACCCGGGCCTCGGGCCCGTGCTGCTCGGGTACACCGTGCTCGCGGTGTCGCTCGGGGCGCTCTGTGCCGTGCTCCTGCGGCGCACCCTCCTCGCGGCATCGGCCACCGCCCTGCTGTACGGACTGACGTTCGTCACGATGACCAAGGTGCGGCACCACCTGTGGCAGCCCGTGCGGCTCACCGGGGACGTGAGGCCCGAGGGCGCCGCCTGGTACGTGCGGTCCGGCATGCTCACGTCGTCCGGCAAGGAAGTCGGAAGGGAGAACTGCTACACGGTGGACGGATTCGTCGACCCCACGGCCTGCATGCGCCACCGCGGCGGTGTCACGTTCTTCCTGGACCACCACCCCGCCTCCCATTTCTGGCCCCTCCAGCTCGTCGAGACGGGCATCCTCCTGGCCCTCGCCGCCCTGGCACTCGCGCTCGCCTTCCGGATGCTGCGCCGCCGCCACGGCTGA
- a CDS encoding response regulator transcription factor produces MSPAEDDPQRVLIVDDEPAVREALQRSLAFEGYGTQVAVDGYDALTKAESYAPDLIVLDIQMPRMDGLTAARRIRSTGSTTPILMLTARDTVGDRVTGLDAGADDYLVKPFELDELFARIRALLRRSSYTVTAGGGAPDDDVLSFADLRMDLNTREVTRGTRRVELTRTEYTLLEMFLAHPRQVLTREQILKAVWGFDFEPSSNSLDVYVMYLRRKTEAGGEPRLVHTVRGVGYALRSGGGEG; encoded by the coding sequence ATGAGCCCCGCCGAAGACGATCCCCAGCGCGTCCTGATCGTCGACGACGAGCCCGCCGTGCGCGAGGCCCTGCAGCGCAGCCTCGCCTTCGAGGGATACGGCACCCAGGTAGCCGTGGACGGCTACGACGCCCTCACCAAGGCCGAGTCGTACGCCCCCGACCTCATCGTCCTGGACATCCAGATGCCCCGCATGGACGGCCTCACCGCCGCCCGGCGCATCCGGTCCACCGGCTCCACCACGCCCATCCTGATGCTCACCGCCCGCGACACGGTCGGCGACCGGGTCACCGGCCTGGACGCCGGCGCCGACGACTACCTCGTCAAGCCCTTCGAGCTGGACGAGCTCTTCGCCCGCATCCGGGCCCTGCTCCGCCGCAGCTCGTACACGGTCACGGCGGGCGGCGGCGCCCCCGACGACGACGTGCTCTCCTTCGCCGACCTCCGCATGGACCTGAACACCCGCGAGGTCACCCGCGGCACCCGCCGGGTCGAACTGACCCGCACCGAATACACGCTGCTGGAGATGTTCCTGGCCCACCCCCGGCAGGTCCTGACCCGCGAACAGATCCTCAAGGCCGTCTGGGGCTTCGACTTCGAACCCAGCTCCAACTCCCTGGACGTGTACGTGATGTACCTGCGCCGCAAGACGGAAGCCGGCGGCGAGCCGCGCCTCGTCCACACGGTGCGGGGCGTCGGGTACGCGCTGCGTTCCGGCGGCGGTGAGGGGTGA
- a CDS encoding bifunctional UDP-sugar hydrolase/5'-nucleotidase, producing the protein MSATPQKNRVSRRVLAAAAGLATVGALVAALPAGAQDRGHGNGHGHGRPARTVDVQLLSFNDLHGNLEPPAGSAGTVGETQADGTVKSVPAGGVEYLATSLRTARKGHPYSVTAAGGDMVGASPLLSGLFHDEPTIEALNGLDLDVTAVGNHEFDEGATELARLQNGGCHPVEGCYEKGKEFEGADFPYLAANVTDEKTGKPILKPYTVWKKNGVRIGFIGVTLEGTPNIVTANGVKGLKFHDEIETVNKYAKELDRQGVKSIVALIHEGGAPASSSYNYDCDSPGAGDGISGPIVDIAEGITPKVDALVTGHTHQAYVCTVPDPSGKPRMVTSASSFGKLYTDTTLTYDRRTKDIVRTSVRSANHIVSRDQAKATDMTALIARWNTLAAPVAGRPQGFISADINGRGSTAPEKPLGNLIADAQLEGLAPADKGGAVVAFMNPGGIRSDLVYAASGSEGDGVVTYGEAFTVQPFTNMMNVVDLTGAQLVAALQQQVSGSNQASPKILQISKGLTYTLDMTKSGADRVVTDSILLNGAAIDPAKTYRVAMNEFLAGGGDGFAALGQGTNKLVGPSDLDLFNAYLAQHSTASAPLAPPATGRITIVQ; encoded by the coding sequence ATGTCAGCGACTCCGCAGAAGAACCGTGTGTCCCGGCGGGTGCTTGCCGCCGCGGCCGGGCTGGCCACCGTGGGCGCGCTCGTCGCCGCCCTGCCGGCCGGTGCCCAGGACCGCGGACACGGCAACGGCCACGGACACGGCCGGCCGGCCCGTACCGTCGACGTCCAGCTGCTCTCCTTCAACGACCTTCACGGCAATCTGGAGCCGCCGGCCGGTTCCGCCGGGACGGTCGGTGAGACGCAGGCCGACGGCACGGTGAAGTCCGTCCCGGCCGGTGGCGTCGAGTACCTCGCGACCTCGCTGCGCACCGCGCGCAAGGGCCACCCGTACTCCGTCACCGCGGCCGGCGGCGACATGGTGGGCGCGAGCCCGCTGCTGTCGGGACTCTTCCACGACGAGCCCACGATCGAGGCGCTCAACGGGCTCGACCTCGACGTGACGGCCGTGGGCAACCACGAGTTCGACGAGGGGGCCACGGAGCTCGCCCGTCTGCAGAACGGCGGCTGCCACCCGGTCGAGGGCTGCTACGAGAAGGGCAAGGAGTTCGAGGGCGCGGACTTCCCCTACCTCGCGGCCAACGTGACGGACGAGAAGACCGGCAAGCCGATCCTCAAGCCGTACACGGTCTGGAAGAAGAACGGCGTCAGGATCGGCTTCATCGGAGTGACCCTGGAGGGCACGCCGAACATCGTCACGGCCAACGGTGTCAAGGGCCTGAAGTTCCACGACGAGATCGAGACGGTCAACAAGTACGCCAAGGAGCTGGACCGCCAGGGCGTCAAGTCCATCGTCGCGCTGATCCACGAGGGCGGGGCGCCGGCCTCCTCCTCGTACAACTACGACTGCGACAGCCCCGGCGCCGGTGACGGCATCTCCGGGCCGATCGTGGACATCGCCGAGGGCATCACCCCGAAGGTCGACGCCCTGGTCACCGGCCACACCCACCAGGCGTACGTCTGCACGGTCCCGGACCCGTCCGGGAAGCCGCGCATGGTCACCTCGGCCTCGTCGTTCGGCAAGCTCTACACGGACACGACCCTCACCTACGACCGGCGCACCAAGGACATCGTGCGTACGTCGGTGCGGTCGGCGAACCACATCGTCAGCCGGGACCAGGCCAAGGCCACCGACATGACCGCGCTGATCGCCCGCTGGAACACGCTCGCCGCGCCCGTCGCGGGCCGTCCGCAGGGCTTCATCTCCGCCGACATCAACGGCCGCGGTTCCACGGCCCCGGAGAAGCCCCTCGGCAACCTGATCGCCGATGCCCAGCTGGAGGGTCTGGCCCCGGCCGACAAGGGCGGCGCGGTCGTCGCGTTCATGAACCCGGGCGGCATCCGTTCGGACCTGGTGTACGCGGCGTCCGGCAGCGAGGGCGACGGAGTGGTGACCTACGGCGAGGCGTTCACGGTCCAGCCGTTCACCAACATGATGAACGTCGTCGACCTGACCGGTGCCCAGCTGGTCGCCGCGCTGCAGCAGCAGGTCAGCGGCTCGAACCAGGCGTCCCCGAAGATCCTGCAGATCTCGAAGGGCCTCACCTACACCCTGGACATGACGAAGTCGGGCGCCGACCGGGTGGTCACGGACTCCATCCTGCTGAACGGTGCGGCGATCGACCCGGCGAAGACGTACCGCGTCGCGATGAACGAGTTCCTCGCGGGCGGCGGCGACGGCTTCGCCGCCCTGGGCCAGGGCACGAACAAGCTGGTCGGCCCGTCCGACCTGGACCTGTTCAACGCCTATCTGGCACAGCACTCCACGGCCTCCGCGCCGCTGGCACCGCCGGCCACGGGCCGGATCACGATCGTGCAGTGA
- a CDS encoding cell wall metabolism sensor histidine kinase WalK: MSGLPRRLRALPLRSRLALLVAMAVAVAVAAVAAACWFVTREQLDGRLDSSLRNSPQADRSLVENLLANCRGTGREPVRSPGSYALQIIDASGKVCEAPGSTPIGPTDADLAVAAGDRRDALHSATDTDGEKMRVFTYGLELRPSGEIYAVSVARPESEVTAPLSTLAWVLFLVSGIGVLGAGAAGLWVARTGLQPVDELALTVEHVARTEDLTIRIPAEGDDEIARLSRSFNSMTSSLATSRDRQSQLIADAGHELRTPLTSLRTNIELLARSDDTGRAIPPDDRKALMASVKAQMTELAALIGDLQELSRPDAAQPGPLQVVALHDVTRTALRRARLRGPELTVTADLAPWYVRAEPAALERAVVNVLDNAVKFSPPGGTVDVVLHRGELTVRDHGPGIPAEELPHVFERFWRSPSARQLPGSGLGLSIVARTIQQAGGEVTLRPVEQGEGTVASIRLPGAPQPPPEL; encoded by the coding sequence GTGAGCGGACTGCCCCGCCGGCTCCGCGCCCTGCCGCTGCGCTCACGGCTGGCGCTGCTGGTCGCCATGGCCGTGGCCGTCGCGGTCGCTGCGGTCGCTGCGGCCTGCTGGTTCGTGACGCGCGAGCAGCTGGACGGCCGGCTGGACAGCTCCCTGCGCAACTCCCCCCAGGCCGACAGGTCCCTGGTGGAGAACCTGCTCGCCAACTGCCGGGGGACCGGCCGCGAACCGGTGCGGTCCCCCGGTTCGTACGCCCTCCAGATCATCGACGCCTCCGGCAAGGTCTGCGAGGCACCCGGCTCCACCCCCATCGGCCCGACGGACGCCGACCTGGCCGTGGCCGCCGGGGACCGCCGCGACGCCCTGCACTCCGCCACCGACACGGACGGCGAGAAGATGCGGGTCTTCACCTACGGCCTGGAACTGCGTCCCTCCGGTGAGATCTACGCCGTGTCCGTCGCCCGGCCGGAGAGCGAGGTCACCGCCCCGCTCTCCACACTCGCCTGGGTGCTGTTCCTCGTCTCCGGCATCGGCGTCCTCGGCGCGGGTGCCGCCGGGTTGTGGGTCGCCCGCACCGGCCTGCAGCCGGTCGACGAACTCGCCCTCACCGTCGAGCACGTCGCCCGCACCGAGGACCTGACGATCCGGATCCCGGCCGAGGGCGACGACGAGATCGCCCGGCTCTCCCGCTCCTTCAACTCCATGACCAGCTCCCTGGCCACCTCACGCGACCGCCAGTCGCAGCTCATCGCGGACGCCGGCCACGAGCTGCGCACGCCGCTCACCTCGCTCCGTACGAACATCGAGCTGCTCGCCCGCAGCGACGACACGGGCCGGGCCATCCCACCCGACGACCGCAAGGCGCTGATGGCCTCCGTCAAGGCCCAGATGACCGAGCTCGCCGCCCTCATCGGCGATCTCCAGGAGCTCTCCCGCCCCGATGCCGCCCAGCCCGGTCCCCTGCAGGTGGTCGCCCTGCACGACGTCACCCGTACCGCCCTGCGACGGGCCCGGCTGCGCGGCCCCGAGCTGACCGTCACCGCCGACCTGGCCCCCTGGTACGTCCGGGCCGAACCGGCGGCGCTGGAGCGGGCGGTCGTCAACGTCCTGGACAACGCGGTGAAGTTCAGCCCGCCCGGCGGGACGGTCGACGTCGTGCTGCACCGGGGCGAGCTGACCGTGCGCGACCACGGCCCCGGCATCCCGGCCGAGGAACTCCCGCACGTTTTCGAACGCTTCTGGCGCTCCCCATCGGCCCGCCAGCTCCCCGGTTCCGGCCTCGGCCTGTCCATCGTGGCCCGCACGATCCAGCAGGCGGGCGGTGAGGTCACGCTGCGGCCGGTGGAGCAGGGCGAGGGAACGGTGGCGTCCATCCGCCTCCCGGGAGCACCCCAGCCGCCCCCGGAGCTGTGA
- a CDS encoding RNA degradosome polyphosphate kinase: MSQQPSSEVPVQPLQPSVGSLAAHRPQAVAGSSSVSAGLSTAADLDPDLDNDADAYEPEGDGDELPQGRFLDRERSWLAFNERVLELAEDPTTPLLERANFLAIFASNLDEFFMVRVAGLKRRIATGVATRSASGLQPREVLDLIWTRSRELMARHAACYQQDVAPALSDEGIQLIRWPELTEKEQARLFTFFRQRVFPVLTPLAVDPAHPFPYISGLSLNLAVVVRNPVSGHRHFARVKVPPLLTRFLEASPQRYVPIEDIIAAHLEELFPGMEVLAHHMFRVTRNEDLEVEEDDAENLLQALEKELMRRRFGPPVRLEVEESIDPYVLDLLVRELNISETELYPLPGPLDLTGLFGIASLDRPELKYPKFIAGTHRDLAEVESASAPDIFAALRERDVLLHHPYDSFSTSVQAFLEQAAGDPDVLAIKQTLYRTSGDSPIVDALIDAAESGKQVLVLVEIKARFDEQANIKWARKLEEAGCHVVYGLVGLKTHCKLSLVVRQEGDTLRRYSHVGTGNYHPKTARLYEDLGLLTADPQVGADLSDLFNRLSGYSRRETYRRLLVAPKSLRDGLIARINKEVTHHRAGRPAYVRIKVNSMVDEAIIDACYRAGQAGVPVDIWVRGICALRPGVSGLSENIRVRSILGRFLEHSRVFAFGNGGEPEVWFGSADMMHRNLDRRIEALVRVTDPAHRATLSRLLETGMSDTISSWHLGPDGNWTRHATDADGQPLRHVQAMLIDTRRRRRATP, translated from the coding sequence ATGAGCCAGCAGCCCAGCTCCGAGGTCCCGGTCCAGCCCCTCCAGCCGTCCGTCGGCTCCCTCGCGGCCCACCGGCCCCAGGCCGTCGCCGGATCCTCGTCCGTGTCCGCCGGTCTCTCCACGGCCGCCGACCTGGACCCCGATCTCGACAACGACGCGGACGCCTACGAGCCCGAAGGCGACGGCGACGAGCTGCCGCAGGGCCGTTTCCTGGACCGCGAGCGCAGTTGGCTCGCGTTCAACGAACGCGTGCTGGAACTGGCCGAGGACCCCACGACGCCCCTTCTCGAGCGGGCCAACTTCCTCGCGATCTTCGCCTCGAACCTGGACGAGTTCTTCATGGTCCGGGTCGCCGGACTCAAACGCCGCATCGCCACCGGAGTCGCCACCCGCTCCGCGTCCGGGCTGCAGCCCCGCGAGGTCCTCGACCTGATCTGGACCCGCTCCCGCGAGCTCATGGCCCGCCACGCCGCCTGCTACCAGCAGGACGTCGCGCCCGCCCTGTCCGACGAGGGCATCCAGCTGATCCGCTGGCCGGAGCTGACCGAGAAGGAACAGGCACGGCTCTTCACCTTCTTCCGCCAGCGGGTCTTCCCCGTACTGACCCCGCTGGCCGTGGACCCGGCCCACCCCTTCCCGTACATCTCCGGGCTCTCGCTCAACCTCGCCGTCGTCGTACGCAATCCGGTCAGCGGTCACCGCCACTTCGCCCGGGTCAAGGTGCCGCCGCTGCTGACCCGTTTCCTGGAGGCGTCCCCGCAGCGCTACGTCCCCATAGAGGACATCATCGCGGCCCACCTCGAGGAGCTCTTCCCGGGCATGGAGGTCCTCGCGCACCACATGTTCCGCGTCACCAGGAACGAGGACCTGGAGGTCGAGGAGGACGACGCCGAGAACCTGCTCCAGGCCCTGGAGAAGGAGCTCATGCGGCGCCGCTTCGGCCCGCCGGTCCGCCTTGAGGTCGAGGAGTCCATCGACCCGTACGTCCTCGACCTCCTCGTACGCGAGCTCAACATCTCCGAGACGGAGCTCTACCCGCTGCCCGGCCCGCTCGACCTCACCGGACTGTTCGGCATCGCGTCCCTGGACCGGCCGGAGCTGAAGTACCCCAAGTTCATCGCCGGCACCCACCGCGACCTCGCCGAGGTCGAGTCCGCCTCCGCGCCCGACATCTTCGCAGCCCTGCGCGAACGCGACGTGCTGCTGCACCACCCGTACGACTCCTTCTCGACCTCCGTACAGGCCTTCCTGGAACAGGCGGCGGGCGACCCGGACGTCCTCGCGATCAAGCAGACCCTGTACCGGACCTCCGGCGACTCCCCGATAGTGGACGCCCTGATCGACGCCGCTGAATCAGGCAAGCAGGTCCTGGTCCTCGTCGAGATCAAGGCACGCTTCGACGAGCAGGCCAACATCAAGTGGGCCCGCAAGCTGGAGGAGGCCGGCTGCCACGTCGTCTACGGCCTCGTCGGCCTCAAGACCCACTGCAAGCTGTCGCTCGTCGTCCGGCAGGAGGGCGACACGCTGCGCCGCTACTCCCACGTCGGCACCGGCAACTACCACCCCAAGACGGCCCGGCTCTACGAGGACCTCGGCCTGCTCACCGCCGACCCCCAGGTCGGCGCGGACCTCTCCGACCTCTTCAACCGGCTCTCCGGCTACTCCCGCCGCGAGACCTACCGCCGCCTGCTGGTCGCCCCGAAGTCCCTGCGCGACGGTCTGATCGCCCGCATCAACAAGGAGGTCACCCACCACCGAGCCGGCCGGCCCGCCTACGTCCGCATCAAGGTCAACTCGATGGTGGACGAGGCGATCATCGACGCCTGCTACCGGGCCGGGCAGGCCGGCGTGCCGGTCGACATCTGGGTACGCGGCATCTGCGCGCTCCGCCCCGGCGTCAGCGGACTCTCCGAGAACATCCGGGTCCGCTCGATACTGGGCCGCTTCCTCGAACACTCCCGGGTCTTCGCCTTCGGCAACGGCGGCGAACCCGAAGTCTGGTTCGGCAGCGCCGACATGATGCACCGAAACCTCGACCGCCGGATCGAAGCACTGGTCCGCGTCACCGACCCCGCGCATCGCGCCACGCTCAGCAGGCTCCTGGAAACAGGCATGTCCGACACCATCTCCTCCTGGCACCTGGGCCCCGACGGCAACTGGACCCGGCACGCCACGGACGCGGACGGCCAGCCGCTGCGGCACGTACAAGCGATGCTCATCGACACCCGGAGGCGCCGGCGTGCGACGCCCTGA
- a CDS encoding ABC transporter ATP-binding protein has translation MTGAAIEANGLGMTYGRRRGWALRDCSFRLPTGRICALVGPNGAGKSTLLSLAAGLLRPTEGTVRILGSTDPAETRTRIAYVSQDKPLYPQLTVADTLWAGEQLNPATWDRAAADRVAGSLPQGAKVRTLSGGRRTRLALALALGKRPELMLLDEPMADLDPLARHQLMGVLMAEAAEHATTIVMSSHILTELEGACDYVLLVDGGRVRLGGESEDIVAAHAVLTGQVRDLAPHTVVESRSTGRQLTALVRKEGPVDLTAWDVTNPSLEELLLAHLRSPDAPPLLTPSACAAEEVTAA, from the coding sequence ATGACAGGCGCCGCGATCGAGGCGAACGGCCTCGGCATGACCTACGGGCGAAGGCGCGGGTGGGCGCTGCGCGACTGCTCGTTCCGGCTGCCCACCGGACGGATATGCGCCCTCGTCGGGCCCAACGGCGCCGGGAAGTCCACGCTGCTCTCCCTCGCGGCCGGCCTGCTCCGGCCGACCGAGGGCACGGTCCGCATCCTCGGCTCCACGGACCCCGCCGAGACCCGCACCCGCATCGCCTACGTGTCCCAGGACAAGCCCCTGTACCCACAGCTCACGGTGGCCGACACCCTGTGGGCCGGCGAGCAGCTCAACCCCGCCACCTGGGACCGCGCCGCCGCCGACCGGGTCGCCGGCTCCCTGCCGCAGGGCGCCAAGGTCCGTACCCTCTCGGGCGGCCGGCGCACCCGGCTCGCCCTCGCCCTCGCCCTGGGCAAGCGGCCCGAACTGATGCTGCTGGACGAGCCGATGGCCGACCTCGACCCGCTCGCCCGCCACCAGCTGATGGGCGTCCTGATGGCCGAGGCCGCAGAGCACGCCACCACCATCGTGATGTCCTCGCACATCCTCACCGAACTGGAGGGCGCCTGCGACTACGTCCTGCTCGTCGACGGCGGCCGGGTCCGGCTCGGCGGTGAGAGCGAGGACATCGTCGCCGCGCACGCCGTCCTCACCGGCCAGGTCCGTGACCTCGCCCCGCACACCGTCGTCGAGTCCCGCTCGACAGGACGTCAGCTCACCGCACTGGTACGGAAGGAAGGCCCGGTGGACCTCACCGCCTGGGACGTCACGAACCCCTCCCTCGAGGAACTGCTGCTGGCCCACCTCCGCTCCCCGGACGCACCGCCGCTGCTCACCCCGAGCGCCTGCGCCGCCGAGGAGGTGACTGCGGCATGA
- the mshD gene encoding mycothiol synthase, with the protein MTTDVPLPAPGRAIQTLDALTHEQADAVLALLGEAAGTDGRQAVSEQGRLQLRGGHREGVRHLLLTADGVLAGYAQLEDTDPVEAPAAELVVHPAHRGHGHGRALGAALLAVTGKRLRVWAHGGKSSARHLAQVLGLSLFRELRQLRRPLGSLDIAEPVLPPGVTVRTFVPGQDDAAWLAANSAAFAHHPEQGSLTQRDLDDRKAEPWFDPKGFFLAERDGEIIGFHWTKVHTEEDLGEVYVVGIRPDAQGGGLGKALTAIGLRHLAAQGLPTAMLYVDADNAAALAVYERMGFTTHETDLMYRTES; encoded by the coding sequence ATGACGACAGACGTACCCCTCCCCGCCCCCGGACGTGCGATCCAGACCCTCGACGCGCTCACCCACGAGCAGGCCGACGCCGTCCTGGCACTGCTCGGCGAGGCGGCGGGGACCGACGGCAGGCAGGCCGTCTCCGAGCAGGGCCGGCTCCAGCTCCGGGGCGGGCACCGCGAGGGTGTGCGGCATCTCCTGCTCACCGCCGACGGCGTGCTCGCCGGGTACGCGCAGCTGGAGGACACCGACCCCGTGGAAGCACCCGCCGCCGAGCTCGTCGTGCACCCGGCCCACCGCGGGCACGGGCACGGGCGGGCCCTGGGGGCGGCCCTCCTCGCCGTCACCGGAAAGCGGCTGCGGGTCTGGGCACACGGCGGCAAGTCCTCCGCCCGGCACCTCGCGCAGGTGCTCGGCCTGTCCCTCTTCCGCGAACTGCGCCAGCTGCGGCGCCCGTTGGGGTCGCTCGACATCGCGGAGCCGGTTCTGCCCCCGGGGGTCACCGTCCGCACCTTCGTGCCCGGTCAGGACGACGCGGCCTGGCTCGCCGCCAACAGCGCCGCTTTCGCCCACCACCCCGAGCAGGGCTCCCTCACCCAGCGGGACCTGGACGACCGCAAGGCCGAGCCGTGGTTCGACCCGAAGGGCTTCTTCCTCGCCGAGCGCGACGGCGAGATCATCGGCTTCCACTGGACGAAGGTCCACACCGAGGAGGACCTCGGCGAGGTCTACGTGGTCGGCATCCGGCCCGACGCCCAGGGCGGCGGGCTCGGCAAGGCGCTCACCGCGATCGGACTGCGGCATCTGGCCGCCCAGGGCCTGCCCACCGCGATGCTCTACGTCGACGCCGACAACGCGGCCGCCCTCGCGGTGTACGAGCGCATGGGCTTCACCACGCACGAGACGGACCTGATGTACCGCACCGAGTCCTGA
- a CDS encoding phosphatidylinositol-specific phospholipase C: MSPYTGTRRHFLAGAFAVSATALAGAGHAVAAPRTARRTPQDWMGAIPGTTGLHRLTIPGSHNSGARFGGPWTECQNTTIAEQLNSGIRFLDVRCRITGDSFAIHHGASFQNLMFGDVLIACRDFLAARPSETVLMRVKQEYSEESDSAFRRIFDLYLDTKGWRSLFHLEPTLPGLGGARGKVVLLADNGGLPGVRYADPQVFDIQDDYMAEPFAKYPKIEAQFRRAAEQPGKLFMNYVSTAALMPPRWNADRLNPQVHSFLDGAWAAGRTGLGIVPLDYPATRSGLVESLIRHNPAV, translated from the coding sequence ATGAGCCCGTACACCGGAACGCGTCGTCACTTCCTCGCCGGCGCCTTCGCCGTCTCCGCCACCGCCCTCGCCGGCGCCGGCCACGCCGTCGCCGCCCCGCGTACGGCCCGCCGCACGCCGCAGGACTGGATGGGCGCGATCCCCGGCACGACCGGGCTGCACCGCCTGACGATCCCGGGCTCGCACAACTCCGGTGCCCGATTCGGCGGCCCCTGGACCGAGTGCCAGAACACCACGATCGCGGAGCAGCTGAACAGCGGCATCCGCTTCCTCGACGTGCGGTGCCGGATCACCGGCGACTCCTTCGCGATCCATCACGGGGCCTCGTTCCAGAACCTGATGTTCGGCGACGTCCTGATCGCCTGCCGGGACTTCCTGGCGGCCCGGCCGAGCGAGACGGTGCTGATGCGGGTCAAGCAGGAGTACTCCGAGGAGAGCGACTCCGCCTTCCGCCGGATCTTCGACCTCTACCTCGACACCAAGGGCTGGCGGTCCCTCTTCCACCTCGAACCCACACTGCCCGGCTTGGGCGGAGCCCGCGGCAAGGTCGTGCTGCTCGCCGACAACGGGGGCCTGCCAGGGGTCCGGTACGCCGACCCCCAGGTGTTCGACATCCAGGACGACTACATGGCCGAGCCGTTCGCCAAGTACCCAAAGATAGAAGCGCAGTTCCGCAGGGCGGCCGAGCAACCGGGCAAGCTGTTCATGAACTACGTGTCCACTGCCGCGCTGATGCCGCCCCGGTGGAATGCCGACCGGCTCAACCCCCAGGTCCACTCCTTCCTGGACGGGGCCTGGGCGGCGGGCCGGACAGGGCTCGGCATCGTCCCCCTGGACTATCCGGCCACGCGCTCCGGGCTGGTCGAGTCACTGATCCGGCACAATCCGGCGGTGTGA
- a CDS encoding GntR family transcriptional regulator: MAESAAVEFRIDRRSGIATYLQIVQQTKQALRLGVLEPGDRLPTAREVVEATAINPNTVLKAYRELEREGLVEARRGLGTFVRRTLGSAAVTTDAPLRDELTDWTRRARAAGLDKDDVHALFTAVLDSTFKGDTNA, from the coding sequence ATGGCAGAGTCCGCAGCGGTCGAATTCCGCATCGACCGGCGCAGCGGCATCGCCACCTACCTCCAGATCGTGCAGCAGACCAAGCAGGCCCTGCGCCTGGGTGTGCTGGAGCCGGGTGACCGGCTGCCGACGGCCCGGGAGGTCGTGGAGGCCACGGCCATCAATCCCAACACCGTGCTCAAGGCCTACCGCGAACTGGAACGCGAAGGCCTCGTCGAGGCCCGCCGGGGCCTCGGCACCTTCGTCCGCCGCACGCTCGGCAGCGCCGCCGTCACCACCGACGCCCCGCTGCGCGACGAGCTGACCGACTGGACCCGCCGGGCGCGCGCGGCCGGACTCGACAAGGACGACGTGCACGCGCTCTTCACCGCCGTACTGGACAGCACGTTCAAGGGGGACACGAACGCATGA